The DNA segment TCCCTGTCCGGCATGAGGAAATAAAAGGAATGGCCGAATGCCTCAAGGAAAATCCCTTTCCGCACCTTCCCGGTTTTTGCCCGCACCTCATACGTCCTCGGAAGCGTTTTTTCATAGGCATACGCCGTCTCGGCATAGATTTCCGCGTCGGCATGCACCTGCCTGGCGTTCACGAGCGTCATGGAATCGTCATAGATCGGCACCGTGCCCTCCACGAGGACGGTTCCTGCCGTCACCGGATCTCCGGCCTTTACCTTGCAGATCCCGCTCCGCGTGACGGTTTTTACGACGGTTCCGTCCCTTTTCGCCACCAGGTCGCACGGCGTTTTATCCGGAAACTCCGGTGTCAGGACGGCTTCATTTTCTTTTACATGGACAATGAGCCGCGTGCCGCGAAGCTCCGCCGAGACCCAGGAAATCTCAGGAAAAGCGCCGCGGAGCCCGCTTTCCAGTTCTTCGCAGGAGATATCGGACTTTTTCATGCCGCAGGCCACCGGCAGCGTCTCCATGTAATGAAGCAGCATCTCATCGGTAAATCTTCGGTTTCCCTCAAAGGAAATGTCCCAGATAAAACGGGAAAGCCAGAAAAGCAGAAGGAAAAAAGTCAGCAGGCCGGCCGCAAACAGCTTCCGCCTCCTGTTCCTGTGAAAAAAGAAGGGAAGGCCGAATTTGGAAACAATGGAGAGCCTTGTCCCGGTCTTTCTTGCCACCGGCTTCATCTTCTTAAAGTCAGAGACCTTTGTCCAGAAGGTGACGGCCTTCGTCTCGTGATCTTCAGAGATTTCGCAGACAGAAAGCTCCCTCTGGGCCGCGATGTTGAAAAAGCGTTCCCTGTCGTACCCGTCAATCCCGGCGCGGACGCCGCCGCAGAAAAAGAAACGATGATGCAGTGCCAATGGCCTTCTCCTTTACTCAAACGTGATGGTTTCGATTTTCCCTGTGATCTCCATTTCATCTTTGTCATAGTACCGGATGGAAAGCCGGCTCCCGCTTACGGAGAGCCGGTAGGCCTTCGCCTGAATCCGGATGTTCGTGTCCGTATAAAAAAGGATGCCCCTGTAATTTTCGATCCGGACCGCGGAACGGCCGATGAAGGTCAGGAGGCTTTCGCCCTTTACCACATCCTCCGGAAGACGCAGGGCGTCTGAAAGAAAGTTCCGGTCTGTTTTCTTCTTTTTCAAGGCAGTGCCCCTGCTCCGATTCCTTTATGGAAATATATGTGAAGGCGGGCAGAAAAATTCAGGCCCATGGAAGGGAGGTGCTTCAGAAAGGAGTTTAAGGAACCGGGACGGCACGATGCCGCTTTCCGGGCTTACATACGCAAAAAGGCGAGCCACCGGCAACTTCGCCGGCGGTCCGCCTCCTCTTTTGATTAGTTATATTTGCGTTTTCTTGCTGCTTCGGACTTTTTCTTACGTCTTACGCTTGGCTTCTCATAATGCTCTCTTTTACGAATTTCCTGCTGAATACCAGCCTTCGCGCAGTTTCTTTTGAATCTGCGTAAAGCACTGTCCAAGCTCTCGTTATCTTTAACAATTACGTTCGACATCGCTCACACCTAACCTCCCTCCAGTTGTGAATTGTGCATTTATACAACTGTGTGGGTATTTTTCGCACTGGTATGATTATAGCATAAATTACACATTCGTCAACACATTTTTTATGGAAAAGTAAATTTTTTAGCCTTTTACCTGTTCCGCGACAACTTCCGCCGCTTTGGAGAGGGCAGATTCGACACCGTCCGGGTTCTTTCCGCCGGCCTGGGCCATGTTCGGCCGTCCGCCGCCGCCGCCGCCCACCAGGCCTGCAATGGCCTTAATGAGGTTTCCGGCATGGGCGCCCATCTTCTGCGCGCCGTCGGTGGCCGTCGCCATCAGGTTCACCTTTCCGTCTGTCACGGAGGCGATCACGATGACGCCTTCGCCAAGTTTTTCCTTGAGCTGGTCGCCAAGGTTTCTCAGGCCGTTCATGTCAACGCCGTCCGCGCGGACAGCCAAAAGCTTCACGCCGTTTACGTCCTTCACCTGATCCATGACGTCGCCCATGGATTCCTTTGCCAGGCGGCTCTTTAATTTCTCATTCTCAGAGTGGAGGGCCTTTAATTCCTCCAGCATGGACTCAATCTTCGCCTTTAAGTCAGACGGCGCAGCCTTTGCGGCAGCCGCAGCCTCGTGGAGCTCTTTTTCCACCTGCTCATAGTGGCGGATCAGCCCGTCGGAGGTCAGCGCCTCGATACGTCTCACGCCGGCAGCGATGCCTGCCTCGGAAATAATCTTAAAGGAGCCGATGGAAAGGGTGTTGTCCACGTGGGTTCCGCCGCAGAGCTCTGTGGAGAAGTCGCCCATACGCACCACGCGCACCTCGTCGCCGTACTTTTCGCCGAACAGCGCCATGGCGCCGGTCTTCTTTGCGTCCTCCAGGCTCATGATATCCGTCTTTACGGGAAGCGCGGCGCGGATCTCCTCGTTTACCATGTCCTCCACCTTCTTAAGCTCTTCCTTCGTCATGGCAGAGAAATGGGTGAAGTCGAAACGCAGCCTGTCTTTTGCCACAAGGGAACCGGCCTGCTCTACGTGGCTTCCGAGGACAGTGCGGAGCGCCTTGTGAAGCAGGTGGGTCGCGCTGTGGTTCCTCGCCGTCAGGGCGCGGTTCTCTTCGTCCACCTTTAAGGTGACGGTCTCTCCCGTCCGCAGCATGCCGCTTACCATATGGCCCACGTGGCCCACTTTGCCGCCCTGGAGCTTGATCGTGTCTTCCACGAGGAATTTTCCGTTCTCCGACTCGATCACGCCGGTATCGGCCTGCTGGCCGCCCATGGTGGCATAAAACGGCGTCTCATTTACAAGGATCGTCCCGACCTCGCCGTCGGTCAGGGCCTCGACGATGGCGTCCTCCGTCGTCAAGACGGAGATCTGGGACTGATGGATCAGGCGGTCGTAGCCGACAAATTCCGTTGTGACGGACGCGTCGATGGACTGGTAAACCGTCACGTCAGCGCCCATATAGTTTGTCGTCTTTCTGGCTTTTCTGGCTTTCTCCTTCTGCTCCTTCATGCAGGAAAGGAAGCCTTCCTCGTCTACGGAAAAGCCCTTTTCCTCCAGGATCTCCTTCGTGAGATCAAGCGGGAAGCCGTAGGTATCGTAAAGCTTGAAGGCGTCCGTGCCGGGAAGCGACGAAAGCCCGTTTTTCTTTATGTCCTCTTCCATGTCGGAAAGGATGGCAAGACCCTGGTCGATGGTCTTGTTGAACTTGTCCTCCTCCTCGGTCAGCACCTTGGAGATCATGGCCTTCTTTTCCTCCAACTCCGGATAGCCGTCTTTGGAGAGGGCGATGACCGTATCGGCCAGATTTGCCAGGAATTTCCCTTCGATTCCAAGCTTTCTTCCGTGACGGGCCGCACGGCGCAGAAGGCGCCTTAACACATAGCCGCGTCCCTCGTTGGACGGCATGATGCCGTCGGAAATCATGAAGGTGCAGGACTTGATGTGGTCGGTCACAATCCGCAGGGAAATATCGGTCTCATGGTCTTTCTGGTATTCCTTTCCGGCCAGGGCGCATACCCGGTCGAGAAGGGCTTTGTTGGTGTCGATGGTGAACAGGGAGTCCACATCCTGAACGACGACGGCAAGACGCTCAAGACCCATGCCCGTGTCGATGTTTTTCTGCTTTAATTCGGTGTAGTTTCCGTGGCCGTCGTTTTCAAACTGGGTGAAGACGTTGTTCCAGACCTCAATATAGCGGTCGCAGTCGCAGCCGACGGTGCAGGTCGGCTTTCCGCAGCCGTATTTCTCGCCGCGGTCATAGTAAATCTCGGAACATGGGCCGCAGGGGCCTGCGCCGTGCTCCCAGAAATTGTCTTCCTTGCCGAAACGGAAAATCCGCTCCTTCGGGATGCCGATCTCCTCGTTCCAGATTTTAAAGGCTTCCTCGTCATCCAGATAGATGGACGGGTAGAGCCTGTCTGCCTCAAGGCCTACGACTTCTGTCAAAAACTCCCATGACCAGTGGATCGCCTCGGTCTTAAAGTAGTCGCCGAAGGAGAAGTTTCCGAGCATCTCGAAAAACGTGCCGTGGCGGGCCGTCTTTCCGATGTTATCGATATCGCCGGTGCGGATGCACTTCTGGCACGTGCAGACGCGGCGCCTCGGCGGGATCTCCTGTCCGGTAAAGTACGGCTTTAAAGGCGCCATACCGGAATTGATTAAAAGCAAGCTGTTATCGTTATGCGGAACCAATGAGAAGCTCTTCATCGCAAGATGTCCCTTGCTCTCAAAAAATTCCAGAAACATTCTCCTCAGTTCATTTACACCATATTTCTGCATGGTATTTCTGCCTCCTGGTTACTGTTTATCTTTTTTTGCCCTGTATTTTTTTCCGAGAAGGATTCCCGCCAGCGCAATCGCGGCGTAAATTAGAAACTCCCCGGCTGTCTGTATGAGTGAAACAAAAAACGCGGCCATCGTATGCCTCCTTTTCCATGTGCGTCCCATAAAGACGGGTATTGGCTCACTTTCGCTCGGGCCTGCCGTGGACTGCGTCCACGGCCGAATTCGCCGTTCGCCAAGAGGGAGCGAGTCCCTCCCGGCTCACTTTCGCTCGAGTTTGCCATGGACTCCGTCCACGGCCGAATTCGCCGTTCGCCGTAAGTGAGCGAGCTCCCTCCCGGCTCACTTTCGCTCGAGTTTGCCATGGACTGCGTCCACGGCATGAATTCGCCGTTCGCCAAGAGTGAGCGAGCTCCCTCTTGGCTCACTTTCGCTCATTCTATCATAATCGCAATGCGGCGGATATGCAAGAAGAAATTTCTTTGAAACGGTAAAAAAACGGAAGCAGCACGGCTTTCCCCCGCGCGGCTCCCTTCCTTTTCTTTTGTCTATTGGCTGATATCCCGGTCTAAAACGCTGGCGTAGGTGTCCACCAGTTCGTAGCAGCGTTCCTTTGTCATCTCGGATAATTCC comes from the Eubacteriaceae bacterium Marseille-Q4139 genome and includes:
- a CDS encoding sporulation protein YqfD, with the translated sequence MALHHRFFFCGGVRAGIDGYDRERFFNIAAQRELSVCEISEDHETKAVTFWTKVSDFKKMKPVARKTGTRLSIVSKFGLPFFFHRNRRRKLFAAGLLTFFLLLFWLSRFIWDISFEGNRRFTDEMLLHYMETLPVACGMKKSDISCEELESGLRGAFPEISWVSAELRGTRLIVHVKENEAVLTPEFPDKTPCDLVAKRDGTVVKTVTRSGICKVKAGDPVTAGTVLVEGTVPIYDDSMTLVNARQVHADAEIYAETAYAYEKTLPRTYEVRAKTGKVRKGIFLEAFGHSFYFLMPDRDGGSWEFVMEQRQLRLFENFYLPVYGAVITANEYVPYERAYTEAEIQAAAGRLEQEYMENLSEKAIQILGNDDKIETDGSGIRISGVMTVVEDIAEASPIENSEENQTFHERN
- a CDS encoding YabP/YqfC family sporulation protein, which gives rise to MKKKKTDRNFLSDALRLPEDVVKGESLLTFIGRSAVRIENYRGILFYTDTNIRIQAKAYRLSVSGSRLSIRYYDKDEMEITGKIETITFE
- the rpsU gene encoding 30S ribosomal protein S21; the protein is MSNVIVKDNESLDSALRRFKRNCAKAGIQQEIRKREHYEKPSVRRKKKSEAARKRKYN
- the alaS gene encoding alanine--tRNA ligase, with amino-acid sequence MQKYGVNELRRMFLEFFESKGHLAMKSFSLVPHNDNSLLLINSGMAPLKPYFTGQEIPPRRRVCTCQKCIRTGDIDNIGKTARHGTFFEMLGNFSFGDYFKTEAIHWSWEFLTEVVGLEADRLYPSIYLDDEEAFKIWNEEIGIPKERIFRFGKEDNFWEHGAGPCGPCSEIYYDRGEKYGCGKPTCTVGCDCDRYIEVWNNVFTQFENDGHGNYTELKQKNIDTGMGLERLAVVVQDVDSLFTIDTNKALLDRVCALAGKEYQKDHETDISLRIVTDHIKSCTFMISDGIMPSNEGRGYVLRRLLRRAARHGRKLGIEGKFLANLADTVIALSKDGYPELEEKKAMISKVLTEEEDKFNKTIDQGLAILSDMEEDIKKNGLSSLPGTDAFKLYDTYGFPLDLTKEILEEKGFSVDEEGFLSCMKEQKEKARKARKTTNYMGADVTVYQSIDASVTTEFVGYDRLIHQSQISVLTTEDAIVEALTDGEVGTILVNETPFYATMGGQQADTGVIESENGKFLVEDTIKLQGGKVGHVGHMVSGMLRTGETVTLKVDEENRALTARNHSATHLLHKALRTVLGSHVEQAGSLVAKDRLRFDFTHFSAMTKEELKKVEDMVNEEIRAALPVKTDIMSLEDAKKTGAMALFGEKYGDEVRVVRMGDFSTELCGGTHVDNTLSIGSFKIISEAGIAAGVRRIEALTSDGLIRHYEQVEKELHEAAAAAKAAPSDLKAKIESMLEELKALHSENEKLKSRLAKESMGDVMDQVKDVNGVKLLAVRADGVDMNGLRNLGDQLKEKLGEGVIVIASVTDGKVNLMATATDGAQKMGAHAGNLIKAIAGLVGGGGGGRPNMAQAGGKNPDGVESALSKAAEVVAEQVKG